In Asanoa sp. WMMD1127, one genomic interval encodes:
- the gltB gene encoding glutamate synthase large subunit has product MAFVGAAQPHPQGLYDPENERDSCGVAFVADLAGRPSHDVVAKGLSALCRLDHRGARGAEPNTGDGAGIMIQVPDEFLRASVDVPLPAAGFYATGLVFLPNGEAEAAQAVTVIEKYAIVEGAEVLGWRDVPVEPAGLGATAELVRPRIRQIFLAAHRLHDGPAGPAGTPISGIDLDRVAFCVRKQAERETAERGIPAYFPSLSARTMVYKGMLTPDQLPAFFPDLTDERVSSAIALVHSRFSTNTFPSWPLAHPYRFIAHNGEINTIRGNKNWMMAREALLASPQIPGNIRRLFPVCTPAASDSANFDEVLELLHLAGRELPHAVLMMIPEAWENDPAMDPARKAFYRFHASLMEPWDGPASVAFTDGTLVGAVLDRNGLRPGRWWRTEDGLVVLGSEAGVLDLDPATVVAKGRLQPGRMFLVDTAEGRIVEDDEIKAELAAALPYDDWLHAGLIDLEDLPARRHIVYTHDSVQRRQQTFGYTEEELKILVGPMARSGAEPLGSMGTDTPIAPLSTRPRLLYDYFHQLFAQVTNPPLDAIREELVTSLSSTIGPEGNLLEPGAASCRQIVLPRPVLDNDELAKLLSIDDDGDLPGFKAVRVSGLYPLRNGAAGIKARLTEICRHVSEAIEDGVRILVLSDRDSTADLAPIPSLLLTAAVHQHLVREQTRTQVALVVESGDCREVHHAALLLGYGAAAVNPYLAFESAEDLIATGALTGVAPADAIRNYVKALSKGVLKIMSKMGISTVSSYCGAQVFEAVGLDARLVQRYFAGTPAKIGGARLADIHTEIAARHARAYRANEAERSHRRLDVGGEYQWRREGELHLFNPETVFLLQHATRSRREDIFARYTSTVDKMAAEAGSLRGLFRLRVGDRPAVPLDEVEPVSAIVKRFATGAMSYGSISAEAHETLAVAMNRLGGKSNTGEGGEDVDRLYDPRRRSAVKQVASGRFGVTTEYLVNADDLQIKMAQGAKPGEGGQLPGNKVWPWIAKTRHATPGVGLISPPPHHDIYSIEDLAQLVHDLKMVNPAARVHVKLVSEVGVGTVAAGVAKLKADVILISGHDGGTGASPLNSLKHAGTPWELGLAETQQTLLLNGLRDRVTVQVDGQLKTGRDVVVAALLGAEEFGFATAPLIVSGCVMMRVCHLDTCPVGIATQNPALREKFTGKPEFVETFFEFLAEEVRGYLAELGFRSIDEAIGHAELLDLAPAIDHWKANGLDLSPVLHVPDLPDGAARRRVREQEHGLDRALDNHLIELAAPALADGTPVRATVAVRNDQRSVGAMLGGAVTRRFGGAGLPDDTVELDLVGTGGQSFGAFLPRGVTVRLHGDANDYVAKGLSGGRVVVRPHVDAPFVAEQQIIAGNTILYGATGGELFLRGRVGERFAVRNSGATTVVEGVGDHGCEYMTGGTVVVLGPVGRNFAAGMSGGTAYLWRADAARVNPELVDLTPLTDDEQVTVQALVQRHFEETDSAVAEDLLKRWPEAAREFVAVVPRDYKRVMEAIRAAEAAGHDVDTAVMEVARA; this is encoded by the coding sequence GTGGCATTTGTCGGGGCGGCTCAGCCGCATCCCCAGGGTTTGTACGACCCCGAGAACGAGCGTGACTCCTGCGGCGTCGCGTTCGTGGCCGATCTTGCCGGCCGCCCGTCCCACGACGTCGTGGCGAAGGGACTCTCGGCGCTGTGCCGGCTCGACCACCGGGGAGCGCGCGGCGCGGAGCCCAACACCGGCGACGGCGCCGGCATCATGATCCAGGTGCCCGACGAGTTCCTCCGGGCCAGCGTCGACGTCCCGCTGCCGGCGGCCGGCTTCTACGCCACCGGCCTGGTGTTCCTGCCCAACGGCGAGGCGGAGGCCGCCCAGGCGGTCACGGTGATCGAGAAGTACGCCATCGTCGAGGGCGCCGAGGTGCTCGGCTGGCGCGACGTGCCCGTCGAGCCCGCGGGCCTGGGCGCCACCGCGGAGCTCGTACGCCCGCGGATCCGCCAGATCTTCCTCGCCGCCCACCGGCTGCACGACGGTCCCGCGGGGCCGGCCGGCACGCCGATCAGCGGGATCGACCTCGACCGGGTCGCGTTCTGCGTGCGCAAGCAGGCCGAGCGCGAGACCGCCGAGCGCGGCATACCGGCCTACTTCCCGAGCCTGTCGGCCCGGACCATGGTCTACAAGGGCATGCTCACGCCCGACCAGCTGCCGGCGTTCTTCCCGGACCTGACCGACGAGCGGGTGAGCAGCGCGATCGCCCTGGTGCACTCCCGCTTCTCGACCAACACGTTCCCGTCGTGGCCGCTGGCCCACCCCTACCGCTTCATCGCGCACAACGGCGAGATCAACACCATCCGTGGCAACAAGAACTGGATGATGGCCCGCGAGGCCCTGCTGGCGTCGCCGCAGATCCCCGGCAACATCCGGCGGCTCTTCCCGGTCTGCACGCCGGCCGCGTCCGACTCGGCCAACTTCGACGAGGTGCTCGAGCTGCTCCACCTCGCCGGCCGCGAGCTGCCGCACGCCGTGCTGATGATGATCCCCGAGGCGTGGGAGAACGACCCGGCGATGGACCCGGCCCGCAAGGCCTTCTACCGCTTCCACGCGAGCCTCATGGAGCCCTGGGACGGGCCGGCCAGCGTGGCCTTCACCGACGGCACCCTGGTCGGCGCGGTGCTCGACCGCAACGGGCTGCGCCCGGGCCGCTGGTGGCGCACCGAGGACGGCCTGGTCGTGCTCGGCAGCGAGGCCGGCGTGCTCGACCTCGACCCGGCCACCGTGGTCGCCAAGGGTCGGCTCCAGCCCGGCCGGATGTTCCTGGTCGACACCGCCGAGGGCCGGATCGTCGAGGACGACGAGATCAAGGCCGAGCTGGCCGCCGCCCTGCCCTACGACGACTGGCTGCACGCCGGCCTGATCGACCTCGAGGACCTGCCGGCCCGGCGGCACATCGTCTACACGCACGACTCGGTGCAGCGCCGGCAGCAGACGTTCGGCTACACCGAGGAGGAGCTCAAGATCCTGGTCGGGCCGATGGCCCGCTCGGGCGCCGAGCCGCTCGGCTCGATGGGCACCGACACGCCGATCGCGCCGCTGTCGACCCGGCCGCGGCTGCTCTACGACTACTTCCACCAGCTGTTCGCCCAGGTGACCAACCCGCCGCTGGACGCGATCCGCGAGGAGCTGGTGACCAGCCTCTCGTCGACCATCGGGCCCGAGGGCAACCTGCTCGAGCCGGGCGCGGCCAGCTGTCGCCAGATCGTGCTGCCGCGGCCCGTGCTCGACAACGACGAGCTGGCCAAGCTGCTCTCGATCGACGACGACGGCGACCTGCCGGGCTTCAAGGCGGTCCGGGTCTCCGGGCTCTACCCGCTGCGCAACGGCGCGGCCGGCATCAAGGCCCGGCTCACCGAGATCTGCCGGCACGTCTCCGAGGCGATCGAGGACGGCGTGCGCATCCTGGTGCTCTCGGACCGGGACTCCACGGCCGACCTGGCGCCGATCCCGTCGCTGCTGCTCACCGCGGCCGTCCACCAGCACCTGGTGCGCGAGCAGACGCGTACGCAGGTCGCGCTGGTCGTCGAGTCGGGCGACTGCCGGGAGGTGCACCACGCGGCCCTGCTGCTCGGGTACGGCGCGGCGGCGGTCAACCCCTATCTGGCCTTCGAGTCCGCCGAGGACCTGATCGCGACCGGCGCGCTGACCGGCGTGGCACCGGCCGACGCGATCCGCAACTACGTCAAGGCGCTCAGCAAGGGCGTCCTGAAGATCATGTCGAAGATGGGCATCTCCACCGTCTCCTCGTACTGCGGCGCCCAGGTCTTCGAGGCCGTCGGGCTGGACGCCCGCCTGGTGCAGCGCTACTTCGCGGGCACGCCGGCGAAGATCGGTGGCGCCCGGCTGGCCGACATCCACACGGAGATCGCGGCCCGGCACGCCCGCGCCTACCGGGCCAACGAGGCCGAGCGCAGCCACCGGCGGCTCGACGTCGGCGGCGAATACCAGTGGCGGCGCGAGGGCGAGCTGCACCTGTTCAACCCGGAGACGGTGTTCCTGCTGCAGCACGCCACCCGCAGCCGGCGGGAGGACATCTTCGCCCGCTACACCTCCACTGTGGACAAGATGGCGGCCGAGGCCGGTTCGCTGCGCGGGCTGTTCCGCCTGCGCGTCGGCGACCGGCCGGCGGTGCCGCTCGACGAGGTCGAGCCGGTCAGCGCGATCGTCAAGCGGTTCGCCACCGGCGCGATGTCCTACGGCTCCATCTCGGCCGAGGCCCACGAGACCCTCGCGGTCGCGATGAACCGGCTCGGCGGCAAGTCCAACACCGGCGAGGGCGGCGAGGACGTCGACCGGCTCTACGACCCGCGGCGGCGCTCGGCGGTCAAGCAGGTCGCCAGCGGCCGGTTCGGCGTGACCACCGAATACCTGGTCAACGCCGACGACCTGCAGATCAAGATGGCGCAGGGCGCGAAGCCCGGCGAGGGTGGCCAGCTGCCCGGCAACAAGGTGTGGCCGTGGATCGCCAAGACCCGGCACGCCACCCCGGGCGTCGGGCTGATCTCGCCGCCGCCGCACCACGACATCTACTCGATCGAGGATCTGGCGCAGCTCGTCCACGACCTCAAGATGGTCAACCCGGCCGCCCGGGTGCACGTCAAGCTGGTCTCCGAGGTCGGGGTCGGCACGGTCGCGGCCGGCGTCGCCAAGCTCAAGGCCGACGTCATCCTGATCTCCGGCCACGACGGGGGTACGGGCGCCAGCCCGCTCAACTCCCTCAAGCACGCCGGCACCCCGTGGGAGCTGGGGCTGGCCGAGACCCAGCAGACGCTGCTGCTCAACGGGCTGCGTGACCGGGTCACCGTGCAGGTCGACGGCCAGCTCAAGACCGGCCGCGACGTGGTGGTGGCCGCGCTGCTCGGCGCCGAGGAGTTCGGCTTCGCCACCGCGCCGCTGATCGTCTCGGGCTGCGTGATGATGCGCGTCTGCCATCTCGACACCTGTCCGGTCGGCATCGCCACCCAGAACCCGGCGCTGCGCGAGAAATTCACCGGCAAACCGGAGTTCGTCGAGACGTTCTTCGAGTTCCTGGCCGAGGAGGTCCGCGGCTACCTGGCCGAGTTGGGCTTCCGCAGCATCGACGAGGCGATCGGCCACGCCGAGCTGCTCGACCTGGCGCCGGCCATCGACCACTGGAAGGCCAACGGGCTCGACCTGTCGCCCGTCCTGCACGTGCCGGACCTGCCCGACGGCGCGGCCCGGCGCCGCGTGCGCGAGCAGGAGCACGGCCTCGACCGGGCGCTCGACAACCACCTCATCGAGCTGGCCGCGCCGGCGCTGGCCGACGGCACGCCGGTCCGGGCGACCGTCGCGGTCCGCAACGACCAGCGCAGCGTCGGTGCGATGCTGGGCGGCGCGGTCACCCGGCGGTTCGGCGGCGCGGGGCTGCCCGACGACACCGTCGAGCTGGACCTGGTCGGCACCGGTGGCCAGTCGTTCGGGGCGTTCCTGCCGCGGGGCGTGACGGTCCGGCTGCACGGCGACGCCAACGACTACGTGGCCAAGGGGCTCTCCGGCGGCCGGGTCGTGGTGCGCCCGCACGTCGACGCGCCGTTCGTGGCCGAGCAGCAGATCATCGCCGGCAACACGATCCTCTACGGGGCGACCGGCGGCGAGCTGTTCCTGCGCGGCCGGGTCGGCGAGCGGTTCGCGGTCCGCAACTCCGGCGCGACCACCGTCGTCGAGGGCGTCGGCGACCACGGCTGCGAATACATGACCGGCGGCACGGTGGTCGTGCTCGGGCCGGTCGGGCGCAACTTCGCCGCGGGCATGTCCGGCGGCACCGCCTATCTCTGGCGGGCCGACGCCGCCCGAGTCAACCCCGAGCTGGTCGACCTCACCCCGCTCACCGACGACGAGCAGGTCACGGTGCAGGCGCTGGTGCAGCGGCACTTCGAGGAGACCGACTCGGCCGTCGCCGAGGACCTGCTCAAGCGCTGGCCGGAAGCGGCCCGCGAGTTCGTCGCCGTCGTCCCCCGCGACTACAAGCGGGTGATGGAGGCGATCCGGGCCGCCGAGGCTGCCGGCCATGACGTCGACACGGCTGTCATGGAGGTGGCACGTGCCTGA
- a CDS encoding GNAT family N-acetyltransferase — protein sequence MTTPDPALLHRLEAFYDALPRFTARAEEFGGLVLFVREGAGWPFYARPRLDGGEPPSAADIMAARERQRELGLPEAFEWVHENAPDLLAVARSAGLAVLEAPLMVLDPAALPTADAPDVRLLDPQSPAFAADLELSRAVAAVGFSTPGTDSGAGGPAERDAARVEIDAAALEGERQAIAEGRRFTAVAELPDAGQVASGIGMRAGDVVEIAGVATLPAYRRRGLGARLTAVLARQALAAGADLVFLSASSVDVARVYLSVGFRRVGTACIAEPAPVAAPA from the coding sequence GTGACTACCCCTGATCCTGCCCTCCTGCACCGACTGGAGGCCTTCTACGACGCCCTGCCCCGGTTCACCGCGCGTGCGGAGGAGTTCGGGGGGCTTGTCCTGTTCGTCCGGGAAGGAGCGGGCTGGCCGTTCTACGCCCGTCCCCGGCTCGACGGTGGCGAGCCACCGTCCGCGGCCGACATCATGGCCGCCCGGGAGCGGCAGCGTGAGCTGGGCCTGCCGGAGGCCTTCGAGTGGGTCCACGAGAACGCGCCCGACCTGCTCGCCGTCGCCCGCTCGGCCGGCCTGGCGGTGCTGGAGGCGCCGCTGATGGTGCTCGACCCGGCGGCGCTGCCCACCGCGGACGCGCCCGACGTGCGGCTGCTGGACCCGCAGTCCCCCGCCTTCGCCGCCGACCTGGAGCTGTCGCGTGCGGTCGCGGCCGTGGGCTTCAGCACACCCGGCACGGACAGCGGCGCCGGCGGGCCCGCCGAGCGCGACGCGGCCCGGGTGGAGATCGACGCCGCGGCCCTGGAGGGCGAGCGGCAGGCCATCGCCGAGGGCCGCCGGTTCACCGCGGTCGCCGAGCTGCCCGACGCGGGCCAGGTGGCCAGCGGCATCGGCATGCGGGCCGGCGACGTGGTGGAGATCGCCGGTGTGGCCACGCTGCCCGCCTACCGCCGCCGCGGCCTGGGCGCCCGGCTGACCGCGGTGCTGGCCCGCCAGGCCCTCGCCGCCGGCGCGGACCTCGTCTTCCTGTCGGCCAGCAGCGTCGACGTCGCCCGCGTCTACCTGAGCGTCGGCTTCCGCCGCGTCGGCACGGCCTGCATCGCCGAACCGGCCCCGGTGGCCGCCCCCGCCTGA
- the pyk gene encoding pyruvate kinase, with amino-acid sequence MGVTRRAKIVCTLGPATASPERIRGLVDAGMDVARLNFSHGDHADHEAVYKLVREAADAAGRAVAVLADLQGPKIRLGRFADGPHEWRTGDSVVITSDDVSGTADRVSCTYKKLPQEVKPGDRLLIDDGKVAVEVTEVTGNDIRVLVIEGGPVSNNKGVSLPNVAVSVPALSDKDTEDLRFALRLGVDLVALSFVRSPDDAKLVHTIMDEVGVRRPVLAKVEKPEAVDRLDDIVDAFDGVMVARGDLGVELPLDQVPLVQKRAVQMCREDAKPVIVATQMLDSMIENARPTRAEASDVANAVLDGADALMLSGETSVGKYPVLAVSTMAKIIATTEAGGMPVPRLQHDPRTHGGALTIAASNVARAVGAKAMVAFSQTGDTVRRLARLHCELPLLAFTPVSEVRAQLALSWGVETFHMPFVQHTDDMFRQVDQALLGLGRAEPGDYVVVVAGSPPGTPGSTNTLRVHLIGSLVDPASVTRQTS; translated from the coding sequence ATGGGCGTGACACGCCGCGCGAAGATTGTCTGCACGCTGGGCCCAGCGACCGCCTCGCCGGAGCGCATTCGGGGCCTCGTAGACGCCGGGATGGACGTGGCGCGGCTCAACTTCAGCCACGGTGACCACGCCGACCACGAGGCGGTCTACAAGCTGGTGCGCGAGGCGGCCGACGCCGCCGGTCGCGCGGTCGCGGTCCTCGCCGACCTGCAGGGCCCCAAGATCCGCCTGGGCCGCTTCGCCGACGGGCCCCACGAGTGGCGCACCGGCGACTCCGTGGTGATCACCAGCGACGACGTCTCGGGCACCGCCGACCGGGTCTCCTGCACCTACAAGAAGCTCCCGCAGGAGGTCAAGCCCGGCGACCGGCTGCTGATCGACGACGGCAAGGTCGCGGTCGAGGTCACCGAGGTCACCGGCAACGACATCCGGGTCCTGGTGATCGAGGGTGGCCCGGTCTCCAACAACAAGGGCGTCTCGCTGCCCAACGTCGCGGTGAGCGTGCCGGCCCTGTCCGACAAGGACACCGAGGACCTGCGGTTCGCCCTGCGCCTCGGCGTCGACCTGGTGGCCCTCTCGTTCGTCCGCTCGCCCGACGACGCCAAGCTGGTCCACACGATCATGGACGAGGTCGGCGTGCGCCGCCCCGTGCTGGCCAAGGTCGAGAAGCCCGAGGCGGTCGACCGGCTCGACGACATCGTCGACGCGTTCGACGGCGTGATGGTCGCCCGCGGTGACCTCGGCGTCGAGCTTCCGCTCGACCAGGTGCCGCTGGTGCAGAAGCGCGCCGTGCAGATGTGCCGCGAGGACGCCAAGCCCGTCATCGTCGCGACCCAGATGCTCGACTCGATGATCGAAAATGCCCGGCCGACCCGCGCCGAGGCCTCCGACGTGGCCAACGCGGTGCTCGACGGCGCCGACGCACTGATGCTCTCCGGCGAGACCAGCGTGGGTAAATACCCGGTCCTGGCGGTCAGCACGATGGCCAAGATCATCGCTACGACCGAGGCCGGCGGGATGCCGGTGCCGCGGCTCCAGCACGACCCGCGTACGCACGGCGGCGCCCTCACCATCGCGGCCTCCAACGTCGCCCGGGCGGTCGGCGCCAAGGCGATGGTCGCGTTCTCGCAGACCGGCGACACGGTCCGCCGCCTCGCCCGCCTGCACTGCGAGCTGCCGCTGCTGGCCTTCACCCCGGTCTCCGAGGTGCGCGCCCAGCTGGCGCTGAGCTGGGGTGTGGAAACCTTCCACATGCCGTTCGTGCAGCACACCGACGACATGTTCCGCCAGGTCGACCAGGCGCTGCTCGGCCTCGGCCGGGCCGAGCCCGGCGACTACGTGGTCGTCGTCGCGGGCAGCCCGCCCGGGACGCCCGGCTCGACCAACACGCTCCGGGTGCACCTGATCGGTTCGCTGGTCGACCCGGCCAGCGTCACGCGCCAAACCTCGTGA
- a CDS encoding glutamate synthase subunit beta — MPDPQGFLRHGRQLPQRRPVPVRIQDWREVYPSADDGLIREQASRCMDCGIPFCHQGCPLGNRIPDWNDLVRTGQWASASESLHATNNFPEFTGRLCPAPCESACVLSIAGGDAVTIKQVEVEIANRAFDLGLVTPQPAGHSSGKRVAVVGSGPAGLAAAQQLARAGHAVTVFERDDRIGGLMRYGIPDFKLEKAHIDRRVEQLLAEGVAFETGVNVGVDVTADQLRAEYDAVLLACGALQGRDTPATPGRGLRGVHLAMEHLVPANRVAAGIAETTPIDAAGKHVVIIGGGDTAADCLGVAHRQGAAAVYQLDLYPEPPSARDEARDPWPTWPWVLRNYPAHEEGGSRDFAVGVQEFVHDGTGAVRAVRIAEVSVTKVDGERLIEVVPGSERELPADLVLLAIGFDGTEPQPLLDQFGVTRNARGAVDARPDWQTGADGVFVAGDMHRGASLIVWAIAEGRAAAAAIHSYLGGEGSLPTPVDPAAVPLAA, encoded by the coding sequence GTGCCTGATCCCCAAGGTTTCCTGCGCCACGGGCGCCAGCTTCCGCAGCGGCGCCCGGTGCCGGTCCGCATCCAGGACTGGCGCGAGGTCTACCCGTCGGCCGACGACGGGCTGATCCGCGAGCAGGCGAGCCGCTGCATGGACTGCGGCATCCCGTTCTGCCACCAGGGCTGCCCGCTCGGCAACCGGATCCCGGACTGGAACGACCTGGTCCGCACCGGCCAGTGGGCGTCGGCGTCGGAGTCGCTGCACGCCACCAACAACTTCCCGGAGTTCACCGGGCGGCTCTGCCCGGCACCGTGCGAGTCGGCCTGCGTGCTGTCGATCGCCGGCGGCGACGCGGTGACGATCAAGCAGGTCGAGGTGGAGATCGCCAACCGGGCGTTCGACCTGGGCCTGGTCACGCCGCAGCCGGCCGGCCACTCGTCGGGCAAGCGGGTCGCCGTGGTCGGCTCCGGCCCGGCCGGCCTCGCCGCCGCGCAGCAGCTGGCGCGGGCCGGGCACGCGGTCACGGTGTTCGAGCGTGACGACCGCATCGGCGGGCTGATGCGCTACGGGATTCCCGACTTCAAGTTGGAGAAGGCGCACATCGACCGCCGCGTCGAGCAGCTCCTCGCCGAGGGCGTGGCGTTCGAGACCGGCGTCAACGTCGGCGTCGACGTGACCGCCGACCAGCTCCGCGCCGAGTACGACGCGGTGCTGCTGGCCTGCGGGGCGCTGCAGGGCCGCGACACACCGGCGACACCGGGGCGCGGGCTGCGCGGCGTACACCTGGCCATGGAGCACCTCGTGCCGGCCAACCGGGTCGCGGCGGGGATCGCGGAGACGACGCCCATCGACGCCGCGGGCAAGCACGTGGTGATCATCGGTGGCGGCGACACGGCGGCCGACTGCCTCGGCGTCGCCCACCGGCAGGGCGCGGCCGCGGTCTACCAGCTCGACCTCTACCCGGAACCGCCGTCGGCCCGCGACGAGGCCCGCGACCCGTGGCCGACCTGGCCGTGGGTCCTGCGCAACTACCCGGCCCACGAGGAGGGTGGCTCGCGGGACTTCGCGGTCGGCGTGCAGGAGTTCGTGCACGACGGCACCGGCGCGGTGCGGGCCGTGCGGATCGCCGAGGTCTCGGTGACCAAGGTCGACGGGGAGCGGCTGATCGAGGTGGTCCCCGGGAGCGAGCGCGAGCTGCCGGCCGACCTCGTGCTGCTGGCGATCGGCTTCGACGGCACCGAGCCGCAGCCGCTGCTCGACCAGTTCGGGGTCACCCGCAACGCCCGCGGCGCGGTCGACGCGCGGCCGGACTGGCAGACGGGCGCCGACGGGGTGTTCGTCGCGGGCGACATGCACCGGGGCGCCTCGCTGATCGTGTGGGCGATCGCCGAGGGCCGGGCGGCCGCCGCCGCGATCCACTCGTACCTCGGCGGCGAGGGATCCCTGCCGACCCCGGTGGATCCGGCCGCGGTCCCACTGGCCGCCTGA